From one Bacteroides intestinalis DSM 17393 genomic stretch:
- a CDS encoding DUF4876 domain-containing protein, with protein sequence MKKYAFLILSVLLFCAACSDDENDVYKTYLVTVQLAYPSGSELSAVEGVPVKLTGSTGTTYDATTDANGKAAFTVPAGIYEASASEKRASNGYSFILNGVKSGITVTETWTGDSVVEVALTESKSGQVIIKELYVGGCQKDDGSGNYQYDKYVILYNNSEQAATLENFCLGMVNPYNANSTINDYKDGVLSYANDNYIPAGCGIWYLPRNLTIEAGKQVVIALNGAINHTLTYSNSVNLSTADYCTYDIEDFSQTNYYPTPSESIPTANYFTAYKYGQGTAWVLSNQSPAFFIFSTHDVTPEVFASNTDYHYTADKEGNAVYRCAKVPTDWILDAVEVFSQAQLAKSQKRLTPAIDAGYTVLTNAQGYTSYRNVDKQATEAVEGNSGKLVYSYNYGTDGSTDPSGIDAEASLKNGARIIYQDTNNSTNDFHQRKQASLRD encoded by the coding sequence ATGAAAAAGTATGCTTTTCTAATTCTTAGTGTATTACTCTTTTGCGCAGCGTGCAGCGACGATGAGAATGATGTGTACAAAACCTATCTGGTGACTGTACAACTGGCTTATCCGTCAGGAAGTGAATTAAGTGCAGTAGAAGGAGTTCCGGTAAAGTTAACCGGAAGTACAGGTACTACTTATGATGCTACCACCGATGCCAATGGTAAGGCTGCTTTCACTGTACCGGCAGGTATCTATGAAGCTTCTGCCTCTGAAAAACGCGCTTCAAACGGTTACTCCTTTATACTGAACGGAGTTAAAAGCGGCATCACGGTAACGGAAACGTGGACTGGTGACAGTGTCGTAGAAGTGGCCTTAACAGAATCCAAATCAGGACAAGTTATTATCAAAGAGTTGTATGTAGGCGGATGTCAGAAAGATGACGGTTCCGGAAATTATCAATATGACAAGTATGTTATACTATATAACAATTCAGAACAGGCTGCCACGTTGGAAAACTTCTGCTTAGGAATGGTCAACCCATACAATGCAAACTCTACAATCAACGATTATAAAGACGGAGTACTATCCTATGCCAACGACAACTATATTCCTGCCGGATGTGGAATCTGGTATTTGCCCAGAAACTTAACCATCGAAGCCGGGAAACAAGTAGTTATAGCTCTGAACGGAGCCATCAACCACACATTGACTTACTCTAACTCTGTGAATTTAAGCACTGCAGATTATTGTACATATGATATTGAAGACTTTAGTCAGACAAACTATTACCCCACTCCTTCAGAGAGTATTCCTACTGCAAACTATTTTACAGCTTATAAATATGGGCAAGGAACAGCATGGGTATTGAGCAACCAGTCTCCCGCATTCTTCATTTTCTCGACTCACGATGTCACTCCTGAGGTCTTCGCCAGCAACACAGATTATCATTACACAGCCGATAAAGAAGGTAATGCTGTTTACCGTTGCGCAAAAGTTCCTACAGACTGGATACTGGATGCAGTGGAAGTTTTCAGCCAGGCACAACTGGCCAAGAGTCAAAAGCGCCTGACGCCTGCTATTGATGCTGGATACACAGTCCTGACCAATGCACAGGGCTACACTTCATACCGCAACGTAGACAAACAAGCTACCGAAGCAGTGGAAGGAAATAGTGGTAAACTGGTTTACAGCTATAATTATGGAACAGATGGAAGCACTGATCCAAGTGGTATAGACGCTGAGGCATCTCTGAAGAATGGAGCACGTATCATTTACCAGGATACGAATAATTCGACAAATGATTTCCACCAGCGTAAACAAGCTTCTTTGAGAGATTAA
- a CDS encoding DUF6850 family outer membrane beta-barrel protein has protein sequence MLINKRILLFTLLSGAICSVFAVQYSDSIGWKNLPYIKQSEAWLNSENAAGLHTLPIPRITTAEVYVDKQNGGFIDYFQSDNSLEFGAQVESFYRLNSKVVFYGKVDYRNFAGKNMSGSYFINPKNTPFDIVEYTDENRGDKKQENYHLVGAVSADLSKKITIGGKVDYTAANYAKQKDLRHVNKLLDMNVTVGVSYLLNKQIELGANYYYRRSTEGLLLDMYGTTDQIYNSLISYGSFFGVMEQFGENGYTKEGEEKPLFNEYHGGALQLKWHILPKLQFFNEFAYKSRSGYYGKKSPATVVYSEHESDILSYNGTLTLQERKNLHSLHIDFQQETLNNFENIYRYNNEGGGINNVDYYGTLDTTDKTTLNLSAEYRGNFLVTDGCPAWVAKGSFSYFSRELTASMYPYYRKQDITSTTFHLSGEHNICHSKDMYSLYLGGTYVLGNGNALKDGTYATPSESQSAPKSMDTFLHQEFEYLTCKRLKGEIGFKYAHAIGAKGMKGYTSIRYAMTKAFDVEYSKGSQRHELTWTLGVTF, from the coding sequence ATGCTTATAAATAAGAGAATACTCCTATTCACACTGCTTAGCGGAGCTATCTGCTCCGTCTTTGCAGTGCAATATTCCGACTCTATTGGCTGGAAGAATCTTCCGTATATCAAGCAATCGGAAGCCTGGCTTAACAGTGAGAATGCCGCCGGACTACATACACTGCCTATCCCTCGTATCACTACGGCAGAGGTATACGTAGATAAACAGAACGGAGGATTTATTGATTATTTCCAGTCGGACAATAGCTTGGAATTCGGTGCTCAGGTGGAGTCATTCTATCGTCTCAATTCCAAAGTAGTATTCTACGGGAAAGTAGACTACCGTAACTTTGCGGGCAAAAACATGAGTGGTTCATATTTTATCAATCCGAAGAATACTCCTTTCGACATCGTAGAATATACCGATGAAAATCGGGGAGATAAAAAGCAGGAAAACTATCATCTGGTAGGAGCCGTCAGTGCCGACCTCTCAAAAAAGATAACGATCGGAGGAAAGGTAGATTACACTGCTGCCAATTATGCCAAGCAAAAGGACTTGCGTCATGTCAACAAACTACTTGATATGAATGTGACTGTCGGAGTAAGTTATCTACTCAACAAACAAATTGAGTTGGGGGCAAACTATTATTATCGCCGAAGTACGGAGGGACTGTTACTGGACATGTATGGCACTACTGACCAGATATATAATTCACTGATCAGTTACGGTAGTTTCTTCGGGGTTATGGAACAGTTCGGAGAAAACGGATATACAAAAGAGGGTGAAGAAAAACCATTGTTCAATGAATATCATGGAGGAGCCTTACAATTGAAATGGCACATTCTTCCAAAACTTCAATTCTTTAATGAATTTGCCTATAAATCACGTAGTGGATATTATGGTAAGAAATCTCCTGCCACAGTAGTTTATAGCGAACATGAGTCTGATATACTGTCGTATAACGGAACACTAACTTTACAAGAACGGAAAAATTTGCATTCCCTGCACATTGATTTCCAACAAGAAACATTGAACAATTTCGAGAATATTTATCGGTATAACAATGAAGGTGGTGGTATCAATAATGTAGATTATTACGGAACGCTGGATACCACAGACAAGACCACTTTGAATCTGAGTGCTGAATATAGAGGCAACTTTTTGGTAACAGACGGATGTCCTGCATGGGTGGCAAAAGGCAGCTTTTCTTATTTCAGCAGAGAACTTACAGCTTCTATGTATCCGTATTACCGGAAACAGGATATCACCTCCACAACATTTCATTTGTCAGGTGAACACAACATATGTCACTCAAAAGATATGTATAGTCTATATTTAGGCGGAACATACGTTTTGGGTAATGGAAACGCCCTAAAAGACGGAACCTATGCCACTCCGTCGGAGAGCCAGTCCGCCCCCAAAAGTATGGATACGTTTCTGCACCAAGAATTTGAATACCTTACCTGCAAACGGCTGAAAGGGGAAATCGGCTTCAAATACGCGCATGCAATAGGTGCAAAAGGTATGAAAGGATATACTTCTATCCGCTACGCCATGACTAAAGCATTCGACGTGGAATATTCGAAAGGGAGTCAACGCCATGAGCTGACGTGGACTTTGGGAGTTACTTTTTAA
- a CDS encoding PepSY-associated TM helix domain-containing protein, giving the protein MKFSKAGTAFRKWSRIIHRDFSFFFSGMVLIYAISGIVMNHRNTINPNYSVERQEYTITEVMPPQAGMEKDDVLKLLAPLGEEKNYTKHYFPKENQMKVFLKGGSNLMVNLQTQQAVYEKLTRRPLISALTKLHYNPGRWWTHFADVFAVGLIIITVTGMVMLKGPKGLWGRGGIELAAGILIPLLFLFL; this is encoded by the coding sequence ATGAAATTCAGTAAGGCGGGAACCGCATTTCGGAAATGGAGCCGGATAATCCACCGGGACTTCTCATTCTTCTTCTCGGGGATGGTATTGATATATGCCATCTCCGGAATTGTGATGAACCACCGGAATACGATCAATCCCAATTACTCGGTAGAACGACAGGAATATACCATTACCGAAGTGATGCCACCGCAAGCCGGAATGGAAAAGGATGATGTCCTGAAGCTGCTGGCACCACTCGGTGAAGAAAAGAACTATACCAAACATTACTTCCCGAAGGAAAACCAGATGAAGGTATTCCTGAAAGGCGGTTCCAACCTGATGGTCAATCTGCAGACCCAGCAAGCCGTTTACGAGAAGCTGACACGTCGTCCGTTGATAAGCGCCCTGACCAAGCTGCATTACAATCCCGGAAGATGGTGGACTCACTTCGCAGATGTGTTTGCCGTAGGACTCATCATTATTACCGTCACGGGAATGGTGATGCTGAAAGGACCAAAAGGCTTGTGGGGACGCGGAGGTATAGAACTTGCAGCAGGTATACTGATTCCGTTACTTTTTCTATTTCTATAA
- a CDS encoding ABC transporter ATP-binding protein, whose translation MENIIECNNLTHYYGKRLIYENLSFSVPKGRILGLLGKNGTGKTTTINILSGYLKPRSGQCSIFGQDIQTMHPSTRRNIGLLIEGHVQYQFMTIREIEKFYSAFYPGQWRKEAYYDLMDKLKVAPGQRISRMSCGQRSQVALGLILAQNPELLVLDDFSLGLDPGYRRLFVDYLRDYARSENKTVFLTSHIIQDMERLVDDCIIMDYGRILIQQPVKELLDTIRRYTCTLPEGYKMPEDKDFYHPSLIRNTLETFSFLPQQEVETRFKALQVPYSDLKCETVNLEDAFIGLTGKY comes from the coding sequence ATGGAGAATATCATTGAATGCAATAACCTGACGCACTATTATGGCAAACGGTTAATTTACGAAAACCTCAGCTTCAGCGTGCCTAAAGGGCGCATCCTGGGACTGCTGGGGAAGAATGGTACAGGAAAAACCACAACGATCAATATATTGAGCGGTTACCTGAAACCCCGCTCCGGCCAATGCTCCATCTTCGGACAGGACATTCAGACGATGCACCCCTCAACACGCCGTAACATCGGTCTGCTCATCGAGGGACACGTGCAATATCAGTTCATGACCATCCGGGAGATTGAGAAGTTTTATTCTGCTTTCTATCCGGGACAGTGGCGCAAAGAAGCGTACTACGACCTGATGGACAAACTGAAAGTAGCTCCCGGACAGCGCATCTCGCGTATGTCGTGCGGACAACGTTCGCAAGTGGCACTGGGACTTATCCTGGCGCAAAACCCGGAATTGCTGGTACTGGACGATTTCTCTCTCGGTCTGGACCCCGGCTACCGCCGCCTCTTCGTGGACTATCTGCGTGACTATGCCCGCTCGGAAAACAAAACTGTTTTCCTGACCTCGCACATCATTCAGGATATGGAACGCCTGGTAGACGACTGCATCATCATGGATTACGGACGTATCCTCATCCAGCAACCCGTAAAGGAACTCCTGGACACGATACGCCGCTATACCTGCACGTTGCCCGAAGGTTACAAGATGCCGGAAGATAAGGATTTCTACCATCCGTCTCTTATCAGAAACACGCTGGAAACCTTCTCGTTCCTGCCTCAACAAGAAGTAGAGACTCGTTTCAAAGCCCTGCAAGTGCCTTACAGCGATTTGAAATGCGAGACTGTAAACCTGGAAGATGCTTTTATCGGACTGACGGGAAAATACTGA
- a CDS encoding DUF4857 domain-containing protein — MKRFSQIFLYITIALLIIWQLPWCYSFFAAKPSKVPFSMYSCVLGDFLSMGNEDGKGVVRRDQSGNVYTQEQTDSILPFFYMRQLMADERFPDSINGVAVTPREVQLTNFSFRSAASDINASKIELYPLLESMSGRVDLIMPDDVFRITSKGIEFIGMKTNTVDADKSQLFTEAMVKKGFKFPARRLAGNPTTRKEYDEGYLILDNEGRLFHLKQTKGRPYVRAISLPEGLNAKYLFITEFKDRKTLGFLTDMDNNFYVLNNKTYDVIKTGVPSFNPEEDALSIFGNMFDWTVCVKTADADEYYALDADDYSLIKSISFPRKSNSIPGLRFTSSQDKYVKPRF, encoded by the coding sequence ATGAAACGTTTTAGTCAAATATTCTTATACATCACCATTGCATTGCTCATTATCTGGCAGTTGCCTTGGTGTTATTCTTTCTTTGCGGCAAAGCCATCGAAGGTTCCTTTTTCCATGTACAGTTGTGTCCTCGGCGACTTCCTCTCCATGGGCAATGAAGATGGCAAAGGCGTGGTACGGCGCGACCAGTCCGGTAATGTATATACACAGGAGCAGACGGACAGTATTCTCCCGTTCTTCTACATGCGCCAGCTTATGGCGGATGAGCGGTTCCCGGACAGCATCAATGGTGTTGCCGTCACTCCGCGCGAAGTGCAGCTTACGAATTTCAGCTTCCGCTCGGCAGCTTCGGATATCAATGCCTCCAAGATAGAACTTTATCCTTTGCTGGAGAGTATGTCGGGACGCGTGGATCTGATTATGCCCGATGATGTGTTCCGTATCACCTCGAAAGGAATTGAATTTATCGGTATGAAAACCAATACGGTAGATGCTGACAAAAGCCAACTGTTCACAGAGGCTATGGTGAAGAAAGGGTTTAAATTCCCTGCCCGCCGGTTGGCTGGTAATCCCACCACTCGCAAGGAGTACGATGAAGGTTATCTGATTTTAGACAATGAAGGAAGACTTTTCCATCTGAAACAAACGAAAGGACGCCCGTATGTACGTGCTATTTCCCTGCCGGAAGGCTTAAATGCGAAGTATCTTTTCATCACGGAGTTCAAGGACCGCAAGACGCTGGGTTTCCTGACGGATATGGATAACAACTTCTATGTGCTGAACAATAAGACTTATGATGTGATCAAGACCGGAGTTCCTTCTTTCAACCCTGAAGAGGATGCCCTGTCTATCTTCGGAAATATGTTCGACTGGACAGTTTGTGTGAAAACAGCCGATGCGGACGAATATTATGCACTGGATGCGGATGATTATTCGCTTATCAAGTCCATCAGCTTCCCAAGAAAGAGTAACAGCATACCGGGATTACGTTTTACTTCCTCTCAGGATAAATATGTGAAGCCACGCTTCTGA
- a CDS encoding RluA family pseudouridine synthase: MTVVYEDNHIIIVNKTASEIVQGDKTGDTPLSEIVKQYLKEKYQKPGNVFIGVTHRLDRPVSGLVVFAKTSKALSRLNEMFKTSEVKKTYWAIVKNAPKEPEGELVNYLVRNEKQNKSYAYDKEVPKSKKAILHYRLIGKSDNYFLLEVDLKTGRHHQIRCQLAKMGCPIKGDLKYGFARSNPDGSICLHARRISFVHPVSKEMIEVEAPVPPTNLWQGFQMI; this comes from the coding sequence ATGACTGTCGTATACGAGGACAATCATATCATTATAGTCAACAAGACCGCTTCCGAGATCGTTCAGGGAGACAAGACGGGGGATACGCCGCTTTCGGAAATCGTAAAGCAGTATCTGAAGGAGAAATACCAGAAACCCGGTAATGTCTTCATCGGTGTTACCCACCGGCTGGACCGCCCCGTGAGCGGTCTTGTTGTATTTGCCAAGACCAGCAAGGCGTTGTCCCGCCTCAATGAAATGTTCAAAACCAGTGAGGTGAAGAAGACTTACTGGGCTATCGTAAAGAATGCCCCGAAGGAGCCGGAAGGAGAATTGGTGAATTATCTGGTGCGCAATGAGAAGCAGAACAAAAGTTATGCTTATGATAAGGAAGTGCCGAAGAGTAAAAAGGCTATCCTGCACTATCGGTTGATAGGTAAGTCGGATAATTACTTTCTGTTGGAGGTGGATCTGAAGACCGGGCGGCATCATCAGATACGATGCCAGCTGGCAAAGATGGGATGTCCTATCAAGGGAGACTTGAAGTATGGCTTTGCCCGTTCCAATCCGGATGGAAGTATTTGCCTGCATGCACGTCGTATCAGTTTTGTGCATCCGGTATCTAAAGAAATGATTGAAGTGGAGGCACCTGTGCCGCCGACGAATCTTTGGCAAGGCTTTCAGATGATATAG
- the fabG gene encoding 3-oxoacyl-[acyl-carrier-protein] reductase, with product MGLLDGKTAIVTGAARGIGKAIALKFASEGANIAFTDLVIDENAENTAKEIEAMGVKAKGYASNAANFEDTAKVVEAIHADFGRIDILVNNAGITRDGLMMRMSEQQWDMVINVNLKSAFNFVHACTPIMMRQKAGSIINMASVVGVHGNAGQANYAASKAGMIALAKSIAQELGSRGIRANAIAPGFILTDMTAALSDEVRAEWAKKIPLRRGGTPEDVANIATFLASDMSSYVSGQVIQVDGGMNM from the coding sequence ATGGGATTATTAGATGGAAAAACAGCCATTGTAACTGGTGCTGCACGCGGTATCGGTAAGGCTATCGCATTAAAGTTCGCTTCTGAAGGAGCAAATATCGCATTCACTGACTTGGTGATTGATGAAAATGCAGAGAATACGGCAAAGGAAATTGAAGCAATGGGCGTGAAAGCTAAAGGTTATGCTTCAAACGCTGCTAATTTTGAAGATACTGCCAAGGTGGTAGAAGCTATTCATGCAGACTTTGGCCGCATCGATATTTTGGTAAACAATGCAGGTATCACCCGTGACGGTCTGATGATGCGTATGAGCGAGCAACAATGGGATATGGTTATCAACGTTAACCTGAAATCCGCTTTCAATTTCGTTCATGCTTGTACTCCGATTATGATGCGCCAGAAAGCTGGTAGCATAATCAATATGGCTTCTGTTGTAGGAGTTCACGGCAATGCCGGACAAGCCAACTATGCAGCTTCCAAAGCAGGTATGATTGCCTTGGCTAAATCTATCGCACAGGAATTAGGTTCTCGCGGTATCCGTGCCAACGCTATCGCTCCGGGCTTTATCCTGACCGATATGACTGCTGCATTGTCTGACGAGGTAAGAGCCGAATGGGCAAAGAAGATTCCTTTGCGTCGTGGTGGTACTCCCGAAGACGTGGCAAACATTGCTACCTTCCTGGCTTCTGATATGTCTTCTTATGTATCAGGACAGGTGATTCAGGTAGATGGTGGTATGAATATGTAA
- a CDS encoding TetR/AcrR family transcriptional regulator, producing the protein MAVSKTKAKLVDVARQLFAKMGVENTTMNDIALASKKGRRTLYTYFKSKEEIYMAVVESELDILSDIMKRVVEKDISPDQKIIEMIYTRLDAVKEVVYRNGTLRATFFRDIWRVEKVRKRFDAKEIQLFKDVLREGVEKGVFLVDDIDMTAELVHYSVKGIEVPYIRGHIGAKLTDETRGQYVENIVFGALRRKE; encoded by the coding sequence ATGGCCGTATCGAAGACAAAAGCTAAATTAGTGGATGTAGCCCGTCAGCTATTTGCAAAGATGGGTGTTGAGAATACCACGATGAACGATATCGCCCTTGCTTCAAAGAAAGGTAGAAGGACGCTCTATACCTATTTTAAAAGTAAGGAAGAGATCTATATGGCTGTTGTCGAATCGGAGCTGGACATCCTTTCGGATATAATGAAGCGGGTGGTAGAGAAAGATATCTCGCCCGATCAGAAGATAATCGAAATGATTTATACCCGCCTGGATGCCGTGAAAGAGGTGGTGTACCGGAATGGAACACTCCGTGCTACCTTTTTCCGTGATATATGGAGGGTAGAGAAGGTGCGAAAACGTTTTGATGCCAAAGAAATACAGCTTTTCAAGGATGTTCTCCGTGAGGGCGTGGAGAAAGGGGTGTTTCTGGTTGACGATATCGACATGACTGCCGAATTGGTGCATTACAGTGTGAAAGGTATTGAAGTGCCTTACATACGTGGGCATATAGGTGCTAAACTGACCGATGAAACACGTGGACAATACGTTGAGAACATCGTGTTCGGAGCACTGCGTAGAAAAGAATAA
- a CDS encoding GntR family transcriptional regulator, which yields MNFKESKAIYLQIADRICDEVLLGQYREEERIPSVREYAAVVEVNANTVMRSYDYLQSQEVIYNKRGIGYFVASGARALILSLRKEYFLKEEVDYFFKQMYTLGISAEDMSAMYREFSKKQK from the coding sequence ATGAATTTTAAAGAAAGTAAAGCCATCTATCTTCAAATAGCAGATCGCATTTGTGACGAGGTACTTCTCGGGCAATATCGGGAAGAGGAACGCATACCATCCGTCAGAGAATATGCAGCTGTGGTAGAGGTGAATGCCAATACGGTGATGCGTTCATACGATTATCTGCAATCGCAGGAAGTTATCTATAACAAACGTGGTATCGGTTATTTTGTTGCTTCCGGTGCTCGCGCGTTAATCCTTTCATTGCGCAAAGAGTATTTCCTCAAAGAAGAAGTAGATTATTTCTTTAAGCAGATGTATACCCTCGGTATTTCGGCGGAAGATATGTCCGCTATGTATCGGGAATTTAGTAAGAAACAAAAATAA
- a CDS encoding ABC transporter ATP-binding protein: MLQVENISFSYRRGKKEVLHDFSLSLERGRVYGLLGKNGAGKSTLLYLMSGLLTPKSGKIMYHDTDVRRRLPITLQDMFLVPEEFELPPISLVSYVELNSQFYPRFSKEDMVKYLHYFEMEQDIDLGALSMGQKKKVFMSFALATHTSLLIMDEPTNGLDIPGKSQFRKFIASGMSDDRTIIISTHQVRDIDKILDHVVIMDNSHVLLDASTANICSKFLFVESDDRELTEAAIYTLPSIQGNFLMLPNTDDEESEINLELLFGAALTDPEKIKGMFHPKQNEQ; encoded by the coding sequence ATGCTACAGGTAGAAAACATTTCGTTCAGTTATCGTCGGGGGAAAAAAGAAGTCCTGCACGATTTTTCGCTCTCATTAGAGAGAGGTAGGGTATACGGGTTACTGGGAAAGAACGGTGCCGGCAAATCTACACTGCTTTATCTGATGAGCGGTTTGCTTACTCCTAAGAGTGGGAAAATAATGTACCATGATACCGATGTACGTCGTCGGTTGCCTATCACACTACAGGATATGTTCCTGGTTCCCGAAGAATTTGAATTACCTCCTATATCTTTAGTTAGCTACGTGGAGCTGAATAGTCAGTTCTATCCCCGTTTCAGTAAGGAGGATATGGTGAAATATTTGCATTACTTTGAAATGGAGCAGGATATTGATCTGGGAGCCTTGTCTATGGGGCAGAAGAAGAAAGTCTTTATGAGCTTTGCATTGGCTACCCACACCTCACTGTTGATTATGGATGAACCGACCAATGGTCTTGATATTCCGGGTAAGAGCCAGTTCCGTAAGTTTATTGCTTCGGGCATGTCGGACGATAGAACTATTATTATCTCTACCCATCAGGTGCGGGATATTGATAAGATACTGGATCATGTGGTGATCATGGATAATAGTCATGTGTTGCTTGACGCATCCACTGCCAACATCTGTAGTAAGTTTCTTTTCGTTGAAAGTGATGACCGCGAATTGACAGAAGCAGCAATTTACACGCTTCCTTCCATACAGGGTAATTTCTTGATGTTGCCGAATACGGATGATGAAGAGTCGGAGATCAATCTTGAATTGTTGTTCGGTGCTGCGCTTACGGACCCTGAGAAAATAAAAGGAATGTTTCACCCTAAACAGAATGAACAATGA
- a CDS encoding tetratricopeptide repeat protein — translation MNAIMKTMLVLSMGALLLAGTLSAQTPVPEWQAGVDKMKSLIQTNPAQASEEVGELLKGKNKKNVDLVTSVAHVYLDAGKLTEAQEYLAMAKKADNKDPKVSVLEGDIALAQKNIGQACQLYEQAIYFDPNCKEAYLKYAQAYKSASPALAIEKLEQLKAVDPNCLEADRELAEVYYSSNRFGKAAEMYAKFIDTPLATEDDMLKYAFALFLNHDFEKSLQVAQKGLQKNARHAAFNRLVMYNNTDLKRYEDAEKAAHAFFNASDRADYSYLDYRYYGALLSALKKYDEAIIEYGKALEKDGTQVDLWREISDAHEMNNNYAEAIAAYRKYYDALAKDKKTPETLFQLGRLYYGQGTSSDSLAVQPADRKLALQSADSVFTLVSEQAPDSYLGEMWRARTNSAMDPETTDGLAKPYYEKVMDMLLSKNEPKYNSALIECYSYLGYYYLLKSDYPTSKEFWNKILAIDPTNATAKKALEGIK, via the coding sequence ATGAATGCTATTATGAAAACGATGTTAGTTCTTAGTATGGGAGCGTTGCTGTTGGCCGGCACACTTTCCGCACAAACGCCTGTACCTGAATGGCAGGCTGGGGTAGATAAAATGAAAAGCCTGATTCAGACAAATCCTGCACAAGCTTCTGAAGAAGTAGGGGAATTGCTGAAAGGGAAAAACAAAAAGAATGTGGATCTTGTAACTTCCGTAGCCCATGTTTATCTGGATGCCGGGAAGCTTACCGAAGCTCAGGAATACCTGGCAATGGCGAAGAAAGCCGATAATAAAGATCCCAAGGTATCTGTGTTGGAGGGTGATATTGCTCTTGCACAAAAAAATATAGGGCAAGCTTGCCAGCTTTATGAGCAAGCCATCTATTTTGACCCGAATTGTAAGGAGGCTTATCTGAAGTATGCACAGGCTTATAAGTCTGCCAGTCCTGCACTGGCTATTGAGAAGTTGGAACAACTCAAAGCTGTAGATCCGAATTGTCTGGAAGCCGATAGGGAACTGGCGGAGGTATACTATTCCAGCAATCGTTTCGGCAAAGCTGCTGAAATGTATGCTAAGTTCATCGATACGCCTCTTGCTACGGAAGATGATATGCTGAAATATGCTTTTGCACTGTTCCTTAATCATGATTTTGAGAAGTCATTACAGGTTGCTCAGAAAGGTTTGCAGAAGAATGCCCGTCACGCTGCTTTCAACCGTCTTGTCATGTATAACAATACGGATCTGAAACGCTATGAAGATGCGGAGAAGGCTGCTCATGCTTTCTTTAATGCTTCGGACCGTGCTGATTATTCTTACTTGGATTACCGTTATTATGGTGCTCTGCTGAGTGCATTGAAGAAATACGATGAAGCTATTATAGAATATGGTAAAGCATTAGAGAAAGATGGTACGCAAGTAGACTTGTGGCGTGAAATCTCCGATGCCCATGAAATGAATAATAATTATGCAGAGGCTATTGCTGCGTACCGTAAATATTACGATGCATTAGCCAAAGACAAGAAGACTCCTGAAACATTATTCCAGTTAGGACGTCTTTATTACGGACAGGGCACGTCTTCGGACTCGCTCGCCGTGCAGCCTGCCGACCGTAAACTGGCATTGCAGTCTGCTGACTCTGTGTTCACCCTTGTTTCCGAACAAGCTCCCGACAGTTATCTGGGAGAAATGTGGCGTGCCCGGACCAATTCTGCCATGGACCCCGAAACTACTGACGGGCTGGCGAAACCTTATTACGAAAAGGTAATGGACATGCTGCTGAGTAAAAATGAACCGAAGTATAACTCTGCGTTGATAGAGTGCTACAGTTATCTGGGCTACTACTATCTGTTAAAGAGCGACTATCCTACTTCAAAAGAGTTCTGGAATAAAATTCTGGCTATAGACCCCACCAATGCTACTGCCAAAAAGGCGTTGGAAGGCATCAAATAG